In the genome of Cercospora beticola chromosome 2, complete sequence, one region contains:
- the VMA3_2 gene encoding H(+)-transporting V0 sector ATPase subunit c, protein MASDMCPAYAPFFSAMGVVAAIVFSSFGAAYGTAKSSIGTLSAGVLHPDLGVRAILPTVFSGILAIYGLVCSVLIANKIVVTLPLYTSLINLGSGLAVGLCSLAAGFTIGIAGDAGTRSIAQQPRLFVSMVLILIFAEVLGLYGMIVALILDTRAGLAGSELCSA, encoded by the exons ATGGCTTCGGATATGTG TCCAGCATACGCG CCCTTCTTCAGCGCCATGGGAGTTGTTGCTGCGATTgtattctcctccttcgGCGCCGCCTATGGAACAGCAAAATCTAGCATAGGCACCCTCAGTGCTGGGGTCTTACATCCCGATTTGGGCGTGAGAG CCATCCTCCCCACCGTCTTCTCCGGCATTCTCGCTATCTACGGCCTCGTCTGCTCGGTCCTCATCGCCAACAAAATCGTTGTCACCCTACCACTCTACACATCGCTCATCAATCTCGGTTCTGGTCTAGCTGTGGGACTGTGCAGTCTCGCCGCAGGTTTCACGATCGGAATTGCTGGAGACGCGGGCACGAGGAGCATTGCTCAACAGCCAAGATTGTTCGTTTCTATGGTCTTGATCCTGATATTTGCGGAAGTGTTAG GCTTATATGGCATGATCGTGGCTCTGATCCTGGACACTAGAGCTGGGCTTGCGGGAAGTGAGCTGTGCTCGGCTTGA
- a CDS encoding uncharacterized protein (BUSCO:EOG09260QNB) yields MPHYTIPISSSNGRNSPKPPPSTVYTVSEPPYHGQLKTTTDAYRSSSPDTAIVIDNGSSAIRAGWQSDADPRLVFPPLMARYTDRKLNRKLNFIGSEIYFDGTARGQAKNIYEPGSNIINNWDVQEGVLDYIFLKLGLGEANKSVIDRPIVMTEPLANPQYTRKVMSEILFELYGAPSVAYGVDSLFSYHYNGGNTGLVVSSANMSTHLIPVVDKQPMISAATRLDWGRAQCAGFLERLLRIKYPGLLTTGKVNETQIEDLVKQHCYVSRDYDGEMKQMLDWTGLEDRDHVVQLPFQEKEVVQKTDEEIARAEEKRREGGRRLQEQAAKMRLEKLIRKEEEVEYYKQVQQQIQDATTKKEIRAILDDEEFKDENQLNKKIIEMEKSIRKQRNKDVGDLEEEVVEEPTYPLLDIPDAELDEEGIKAKRQQKLLKANHDARARAKAEKEAEKARQVELQRQDDLRREADLDGWVEERRAARLAVIQRIKERERLKAELGNRKSQAAQLRMKQIANLASDQPTKKRRRGGNDDDGFGADDDDWMVYREIQAGKEDDEEDEEEDYQGQLKAIEAQLLEHDPDFTIESTLEQQKDWTKSLVHAFTRGPYPFDTESARESSQFHLNVERIRVPEVIFQPSIAGVDQAGIVEIAEDILMQRLSSHAARDDILKDVFLTGGYTFFQGFEERLRDELRAVLPAEVQLNVRKAKNPSLDAWKGAAKWASSSESRTNFVSKEEWAEKGGDYLREHNLGNVFT; encoded by the coding sequence ATGCCGCACTACACCATCCCCATCAGCTCCTCCAACGGCCGCAACTCGCCCAAACCTCCGCCGAGCACCGTCTACACAGTCTCCGAGCCTCCCTATCATGGTCAGCTCAAGACTACCACCGATGCCTACCGCTCGTCTTCTCCCGACACCGCCATCGTCATTGACAATGGCTCGTCAGCCATACGCGCTGGCTGGCAATCAGATGCCGATCCTCGTCTGGTCTTCCCTCCGCTCATGGCGCGCTACACCGATCGCAAACTGAATCGCAAGCTGAATTTCATCGGCTCGGAAATTTATTTTGACGGAACTGCGAGAGGACAGGCCAAGAACATCTATGAGCCGGGGAGCAACATCATTAACAATTGGGATGTTCAAGAGGGCGTTCTGGATTACATCTTTCTCAAATTGGGATTGGGAGAAGCAAACAAGAGCGTGATTGACAGGCCGATTGTCATGACCGAGCCGCTCGCGAATCCGCAATACACGAGGAAAGTGATGAGCGAGATCCTGTTCGAGCTGTATGGCGCGCCTTCTGTCGCATACGGCGTAGACAGCCTGTTCAGCTATCACTACAATGGAGGCAATACAGGGCTGGTAGTCTCGAGTGCCAACATGAGCACACATCTGATCCCAGTAGTGGACAAGCAACCAATGATCAGCGCGGCGACTCGGTTAGACTGGGGTAGAGCGCAATGTGCTGGGTTCTTGGAGAGACTGCTGCGCATCAAGTATCCTGGGCTATTGACAACGGGAAAAGTGAATGAGACGCAGATTGAGGATTTGGTCAAGCAACACTGCTATGTCAGCCGGGACTACGATGGAGAGATGAAGCAAATGCTAGATTGGACAGGCCTGGAGGACCGAGATCATGTCGTACAGCTTCCGTTCCAGGAGAAAGAAGTCGTGCAAAAGACAGATGAAGAAATCGCACGGGCCGAGGAGAAAAGACGTGAAGGAGGGCGGAGACTGCAAGAACAAGCTGCGAAAATGCGCTTGGAAAAGCTAATTcgtaaagaagaggaagtggaGTACTACAAGCAGGTACAGCAGCAGATTCAGGATGCTACGACGAAGAAGGAAATTCGAGCCATcttggacgacgaggagttcAAGGACGAGAACCAGCTGAACAAGAAGATCAttgagatggagaagagtaTACGAAAGCAGAGGAATAAAGATGTCGGGGacctggaagaagaagttgtcgAGGAGCCCACATACCCGCTCCTGGACATTCCCGACGCggagctggacgaggaagGCATCAAGGCGAAGAGACAGCAGAAGCTCCTCAAAGCAAACCACGATGCACGTGCGAGAGCAaaggctgagaaggaagcgGAAAAAGCACGCCAGGTTGAGCTGCAAAGACAGGATGACCTGCGACGCGAGGCAGACCTCGACGGATGGGTAGAGGAGCGCCGCGCCGCACGTCTAGCTGTCATCCAGAGAATCAAAGAGCGCGAGCGATTAAAGGCCGAGCTTGGCAATCGCAAGTCTCAAGCCGCCCAATTACGAATGAAGCAGATTGCCAATCTGGCCTCAGATCAGCCTACCAAGaagcggcggcgaggtggCAATGATGACGACGGATTCGGcgctgacgacgatgactggATGGTATATCGAGAAATCCAGGCCGGCaaggaagatgacgaggaagatgaagaagaggattaCCAGGGACAGCTGAAGGCCATTGAGGCGCAATTACTCGAGCACGACCCCGACTTCACGATTGAGAGCACTCTGGAGCAACAAAAGGACTGGACTAAGAGCTTAGTGCACGCTTTCACACGAGGACCCTACCCGTTCGATACGGAAAGTGCCAGGGAAAGCAGCCAATTCCACCTCAACGTCGAACGGATCCGTGTACCGGAGGTCATCTTCCAACCCAGCATCGCAGGCGTCGATCAAGCCGGTATCGTGGAGATTGCAGAAGATATTCTCATGCAACGTCTCTCTTCACATGCCGCGCGCGACGACATCTTGAAAGACGTCTTCCTCACAGGAGGCTATACATTCTTCCAAGGCTTCGAAGAACGGCTTCGAGATGAGTTACGTGCTGTCCTGCCCGCCGAAGTGCAGCTCAACGTTCGCAAAGCAAAGAATCCTTCACTTGATGCTTGGAAAGGTGCTGCGAAGTGGGCAAGCTCGAGCGAAAGTCGGACCAACTTCGTCTCCAAGGAGGAATGGGCGGAGAAGGGTGGGGACTATTTGCGAGAGCACAATCTGGGTAATGTTTTCACGTAA